In the Pseudomonadota bacterium genome, one interval contains:
- a CDS encoding RNA degradosome polyphosphate kinase has protein sequence MSIAHPPKRYLNRELSWIAFDARVLGEAENPRHPLLERVRFLAISDSNLDEFFMVRVAGLRAELDSGLDRVGYDGLSVREQLTTVDAEARRLYRRQHEVWRRLHGELARAG, from the coding sequence ATGAGCATCGCCCATCCCCCCAAACGCTACCTGAACCGCGAGCTTTCCTGGATCGCCTTCGACGCGCGCGTGCTGGGCGAGGCCGAGAACCCGCGCCACCCCCTCCTCGAGCGCGTGCGCTTCCTCGCCATCTCTGACAGCAACCTCGACGAGTTCTTCATGGTGAGAGTCGCGGGGCTGCGGGCCGAGCTCGATTCCGGCCTCGATCGCGTGGGCTACGATGGGCTCAGCGTGCGCGAGCAGCTCACAACGGTCGACGCCGAGGCCCGCCGCCTCTACCGGCGCCAGCACGAGGTGTGGCGGCGACTGCATGGCGAGCTCGCCCGAGCGGGC
- a CDS encoding glycosyltransferase, with translation MSSSPQRVLLTPVGSHGDIHPFIGLALGLRIRGHDVHFITLPHYRPLIESLGFPLATVGTDEDFESLTLHPDVWHPTRSVNVIFGQNGIARRHLREGYAHVEERHVPGRTIVVGSLLAMWARTAAEKMQIPMVTVHLQPSVLWSTVDPPELPAMRMRDWWPHWFREALYGSADRYLFDRLIGPELNRFRAEVGLPPARRIVSRWAHSPDRILGFFPAWYADAPDWPAHFRHAGFVRYDQGDSFALPAHLEDFLTQGEPPIVFTFGSAQRQGRPYFTAAAQACRLLGRRGLLIARGGDQIPDRLPDGVVHVDYAPFSRVFSRAAAVVHHGGIGTCAQALSAGVPQLVMPLAFDQPDNAQRLERLGVGARLWPKAFTPPRVAEALRNLMASSATANRAIALAERMRDDDPVQAACTLIEEMRG, from the coding sequence GTGTCGTCATCACCGCAGCGCGTCCTTCTCACCCCGGTTGGAAGCCACGGCGACATCCACCCCTTCATCGGTCTCGCCCTGGGATTGCGCATCCGCGGACATGATGTCCACTTCATCACGCTCCCGCACTACAGGCCACTCATCGAATCGCTCGGGTTTCCCCTCGCAACCGTGGGCACCGATGAAGACTTCGAATCGCTGACGCTGCACCCGGACGTCTGGCACCCGACACGGTCGGTGAACGTGATCTTCGGCCAGAACGGCATCGCACGCCGCCATCTGCGGGAGGGATACGCTCACGTCGAGGAGAGACATGTCCCCGGACGAACCATCGTGGTGGGCAGCCTGCTGGCCATGTGGGCGCGCACTGCGGCCGAGAAGATGCAGATCCCCATGGTCACCGTCCATCTGCAGCCTTCGGTTCTGTGGAGCACGGTTGATCCGCCGGAGCTTCCGGCGATGCGCATGCGTGACTGGTGGCCGCACTGGTTTCGCGAGGCCCTGTACGGATCGGCTGACCGCTATCTCTTCGATCGGCTCATCGGCCCGGAGCTCAACCGGTTTCGCGCCGAGGTCGGACTGCCCCCGGCCCGGCGCATCGTGAGCCGCTGGGCGCATTCTCCGGATCGCATCCTCGGATTCTTCCCGGCGTGGTATGCCGATGCGCCGGACTGGCCGGCGCACTTCCGCCACGCGGGCTTCGTGCGCTACGACCAGGGCGATTCGTTCGCCCTGCCTGCGCACCTCGAAGACTTCTTGACCCAGGGCGAGCCTCCCATCGTGTTCACGTTCGGTTCGGCCCAGCGCCAGGGGAGGCCGTACTTCACGGCCGCGGCGCAGGCCTGTCGCCTTCTCGGTCGTCGCGGTCTGCTCATCGCCCGCGGAGGAGACCAGATCCCGGACCGGCTGCCAGACGGGGTTGTGCACGTCGACTACGCGCCGTTCAGCCGGGTGTTCTCGCGCGCCGCCGCAGTGGTGCATCACGGCGGCATCGGTACCTGCGCCCAGGCGCTCTCGGCCGGGGTGCCCCAGCTGGTGATGCCGCTTGCCTTCGATCAGCCGGACAATGCCCAGCGCCTCGAGCGTCTCGGGGTGGGCGCCCGGCTTTGGCCCAAGGCCTTCACGCCGCCACGGGTGGCAGAGGCGCTGCGCAATTTGATGGCGTCTTCAGCCACGGCGAACCGAGCCATCGCCCTGGCCGAACGCATGCGCGACGACGACCCGGTGCAGGCCGCCTGCACCCTGATCGAGGAGATGCGGGGCTGA